The Siniperca chuatsi isolate FFG_IHB_CAS linkage group LG7, ASM2008510v1, whole genome shotgun sequence genome includes a window with the following:
- the socs9 gene encoding suppressor of cytokine signaling 9: MSLPKESGNRGKDRERGARPKVRQSRSEERRDAGGGRKGGKGKKKGLASHEPAAERPVSDGFEYGELLSDPETRDQSSSPLRESWRWQGLEVAVSLLEQERVTARPGLETVSSATELPAPSEGEGRGASSSRTLRQKIQDAMGQCFPIKTHSAAAPATPPQALPSSTACASSRRKIHLSELMLDDCPFPVGSELAQKWYLIKQHTAPITQHPMLDSAVVCSAPTSAMATVVEDVDDRLRERRRISIEQGVEPPPNAEIHTFEVTAQINPLYKHGPKLAHGMNELAGADRASVHQQQQLLLQRQQQHQLLLQSCLDTLDEVVASASASVHTCDTISDPLVDPEVTATSMPSRAILPQTEQHKSQDGYRIHTQIDYIHCLVPDLLQITNLPCYWGVMDRYEAETLLEGKPEGTFLLRDSAQEDYLFSVSFRRYGRSLHARIEQWNHNFSFDVHDPSVFHAPTVTGLLEHYKDPNSCMFFEPLLSNPIHRTQPFTLQHICRAAISSCTTYDGINMLPIPNALKKHLKEYHYKQRVRVRRMDTWWE; the protein is encoded by the coding sequence ATGTCATTACCAAAGGAGTCAGGGAACCGAGGGAAAGATCGAGAGAGGGGGGCCCGTCCCAAGGTGAGACAGAGCCGGTCAGAGGAGAGACGAGATGCAGGTGGTGGACGGAAGGGTGgaaaggggaagaaaaaagGCCTTGCCTCCCATGAACCAGCAGCTGAGAGGCCTGTCAGTGATGGCTTTGAGTATGGTGAGCTGTTGAGTGACCCAGAGACCAGGGACcaatcttcctctcctctgaggGAGAGTTGGAGATGGCAGGGTTTGGAAGTCGCTGTCTCATTACTAGAACAAGAACGGGTAACAGCCAGGCCAGGGCTGGAAACAGTTAGCTCTGCTACAGAGTTACCTGCACCCAGTGAAGGTGAGGGCAGAGGGGCAAGCAGCAGTCGCACTCTCCGGCAAAAAATCCAAGATGCAATGGGGCAGTGTTTCCCAATAAAGACACACAGTGCGGCGGCACCAGCAACGCCTCCACAGGCTCTTCCATCATCCACTGCCTGTGCCTCCTCAAGGCGCAAGATCCACCTCAGTGAGTTAATGTTGGATGACTGCCCGTTCCCTGTAGGATCAGAGCTGGCTCAGAAGTGGTATCTCATAAAGCAACACACAGCCCCCATTACCCAGCATCCCATGCTTGATTCTGCAGTAGTGTGCAGTGCCCCTACTTCAGCCATGGCTACTGTGGTGGAGGACGTAGATGACAGGTTGCGAGAGCGCAGGCGCATCAGCATCGAACAAGGTGTTGAGCCACCACCCAATGCAGAGATCCACACATTTGAGGTGACTGCCCAAATTAACCCTCTCTACAAGCATGGCCCTAAGCTGGCTCACGGTATGAATGAGTTAGCCGGGGCTGACCGAGCCTCCGTTCATCAGCAACAGCAGCTTCTTCTCcaaagacagcagcagcaccagctcCTACTACAGAGCTGTTTGGACACTCTGGATGAGGTGGTGGCCTCAGCCTCAGCCTCTGTCCACACCTGTGATACTATTTCTGACCCTCTGGTTGACCCAGAGGTTACAGCGACCAGCATGCCTTCTAGGGCCATACTTCCTCAGACTGAGCAGCACAAATCTCAGGATGGCTACCGCATTCACACTCAGATTGATTACATTCACTGTTTAGTTCCAGACCTGCTGCAGATCACCAACCTCCCGTGTTACTGGGGGGTCATGGACCGCTACGAGGCAGAGACGCTGCTGGAGGGAAAGCCTGAAGGCACCTTCCTCCTGCGCGACTCTGCCCAGGAAGACTACCTCTTCTCTGTTAGCTTCCGCCGCTACGGCCGCTCGCTACACGCACGCATTGAACAATGGAACCACAATTTTAGCTTTGACGTGCACGACCCCAGCGTCTTCCACGCTCCCACAGTTACAGGATTGCTGGAGCACTACAAGGACCCCAACTCCTGCATGTTCTTCGAGCCCCTGCTGTCCAACCCCATCCACCGCACACAGCCCTTCACCCTGCAACATATCTGCCGAGCGGCCATAAGTAGCTGCACCACCTACGATGGCATTAACATGCTTCCCATTCCAAATGCTTTGAAAAAGCACCTGAAAGAATACCACTATAAGCAGAGAGTACGTGTACGGCGAATGGATACCTGGTGGGaatga